In the bacterium genome, one interval contains:
- the nadD gene encoding nicotinate (nicotinamide) nucleotide adenylyltransferase yields the protein MPGCIVYGGTFDPVHVGHLALAEFAREETGASRLLLVPARRNPLRGEAGASFEHRVAMLRIAVAGTGFEVDEREGGRPGPSYTVDTLEELAAESDGIFLLVGGDQLAQFRHWHRWERILALACLLVVNRPSWSAPPDAVPHRLLLWPGMELSAAWLRERIAHGLRCRHLLPPGVWDYVKKERLYR from the coding sequence GTGCCCGGCTGCATCGTCTACGGCGGCACCTTCGACCCGGTCCACGTCGGGCACCTTGCCCTGGCCGAGTTCGCGCGCGAGGAGACCGGCGCCAGCCGCCTCCTGCTGGTGCCGGCCCGACGCAATCCGCTGCGCGGCGAAGCGGGGGCCTCCTTCGAGCACCGCGTGGCCATGCTGCGGATTGCCGTGGCGGGAACCGGTTTCGAAGTGGACGAGCGGGAGGGCGGGCGGCCCGGTCCCAGCTACACGGTGGACACGCTGGAGGAGCTGGCCGCGGAGTCGGACGGGATCTTCCTGCTGGTGGGCGGCGACCAGCTGGCGCAGTTCCGTCACTGGCATCGCTGGGAGCGCATCCTCGCCCTGGCCTGCCTGTTGGTGGTCAACCGTCCGTCCTGGAGCGCCCCGCCCGACGCGGTGCCACACCGTCTGCTGCTTTGGCCGGGGATGGAGCTGTCCGCCGCCTGGCTGCGGGAGCGCATCGCCCACGGACTGCGGTGCCGGCACCTGCTGCCGCCGGGGGTCTGGGACTATGTGAAGAAGGAGCGCCTTTACCGGTGA
- a CDS encoding choice-of-anchor J domain-containing protein: MAAITAAGAALLLIRTALAAGGALDACASPWPGPSSGPARTPLHSSLDSLAQLGDDGLPAWHWPALPGNQATYRSEVEIPRRFVVDGLLMGSIGPAANADTVRLTLRDGFDAALLDTTLVLHGHGLPEEILLRRSVTLEGGERLRMEITSHNPARPPWITADDDCHAGNRSWIRVPALGDAFQVLDRDLSLRALGRWAEGDQQPPLLRAAAEPAWNLQLGDLPLRVRLRDESGVDSVWVESQDGTWSRGLARLGPWAADPAWEEWGALLRPAALVEAGETMLDLRLVARDGAGNEGGQSLPTRIDPELHWMGASGRADQAWRPGAPLVPGTVLAQRVPLGRLRSEHNLISAVVAGVRLEARGGGELLLRLVQDAQGRPAREDNRWVQLADSLRLVVDGTCPGPVAGRFANPVEGVSQGSQAWLLLDYSLPSHATAAPAPLLESHPPGGPPPDSLLHSWSWTPLENDWHALPAGTLLIEALIEAESCDFQVPFLADFDATFAGLECWQESHPAGSLGWTSSAQGASASFCYQPGNAFFDPDDLRSGSFLFINSDAQESASQNDTLVTPWLRFDEGALLSFSSCMGNSGFDLLSQVLARRRTGGVAEDWQQVLAMEEMLALGDSTLDPSCGGRHPNWSRVSASLAPAGEAGEIQLAFNYQGSFGTGWAIDSVRVDPAGGGVANDPWDGPAVKAAELGRIHPNPFNPETVIPFRLRRSGALRLEVYNLAGQRVAVLVDEPFRRAGEHRAVFRPGPLASGIYLARLESEGAVDTRRLIYLK; this comes from the coding sequence ATGGCCGCCATCACCGCCGCGGGAGCGGCGCTGCTGCTGATCCGGACCGCCCTGGCGGCGGGCGGCGCGCTCGATGCCTGCGCCTCGCCCTGGCCGGGGCCTTCCTCCGGACCGGCGCGCACTCCCTTGCACTCCTCGCTGGACAGCCTGGCGCAGCTGGGCGACGACGGCCTGCCGGCCTGGCACTGGCCGGCCCTGCCCGGCAACCAGGCCACCTACCGCAGCGAAGTGGAGATTCCCCGCCGCTTCGTGGTGGACGGGCTGCTGATGGGCTCCATCGGCCCGGCGGCCAACGCCGACACGGTGCGCCTCACCCTGCGCGACGGCTTCGATGCGGCGCTGTTGGACACCACCCTCGTGCTCCATGGCCACGGCCTGCCGGAGGAGATCCTGCTGCGCCGCAGCGTCACGCTGGAAGGCGGCGAGCGCCTGCGCATGGAGATCACCAGCCACAACCCCGCCCGCCCGCCCTGGATCACGGCCGACGACGACTGCCACGCCGGCAACCGCTCCTGGATCCGCGTGCCCGCGCTGGGCGACGCCTTCCAGGTCCTGGACCGCGATCTCTCCCTGCGCGCCCTGGGACGCTGGGCCGAGGGCGATCAGCAGCCGCCCCTCCTGCGGGCGGCGGCGGAGCCCGCCTGGAACCTGCAGCTGGGGGATCTTCCGCTGCGCGTGCGCCTGCGCGACGAGAGCGGCGTGGACAGCGTGTGGGTGGAAAGCCAGGATGGCACGTGGTCGCGGGGCCTGGCCCGGCTGGGCCCCTGGGCGGCCGACCCCGCCTGGGAGGAGTGGGGCGCCCTGCTCCGGCCCGCCGCCCTGGTCGAGGCGGGCGAGACGATGCTGGACCTGCGCCTCGTCGCCCGCGACGGCGCAGGCAACGAGGGCGGGCAGAGCCTGCCCACCCGCATCGACCCGGAGCTGCACTGGATGGGCGCCAGCGGCCGGGCGGACCAGGCTTGGCGCCCGGGCGCCCCGCTGGTGCCCGGCACCGTCCTGGCCCAGCGCGTGCCCCTGGGCCGCCTGCGCAGCGAGCACAACCTGATCAGCGCCGTGGTGGCGGGTGTCCGGCTGGAGGCGCGCGGGGGCGGGGAGCTGCTGCTGCGCCTGGTGCAGGATGCCCAGGGCCGCCCCGCCCGCGAGGACAACCGCTGGGTGCAGCTGGCCGACAGCCTGCGCCTCGTGGTGGACGGCACTTGTCCCGGCCCCGTGGCGGGCCGCTTCGCCAATCCGGTGGAGGGGGTGTCCCAGGGCAGCCAGGCCTGGCTGCTGCTGGACTACTCCCTGCCCTCCCATGCCACGGCGGCGCCGGCGCCGCTGCTGGAGAGCCACCCCCCCGGCGGTCCGCCGCCCGACAGCCTGCTCCACTCCTGGAGCTGGACGCCGCTCGAGAACGACTGGCATGCCCTGCCCGCCGGCACGCTGCTCATCGAGGCGCTCATCGAAGCGGAGAGCTGCGATTTCCAAGTGCCCTTCCTGGCCGACTTCGACGCCACCTTCGCCGGGCTTGAATGCTGGCAGGAAAGCCACCCGGCCGGCTCCCTGGGCTGGACCAGCAGCGCCCAGGGCGCCAGCGCCTCCTTCTGCTACCAGCCGGGCAACGCCTTTTTCGATCCCGACGATCTGCGCAGCGGCTCCTTCCTCTTCATCAATTCCGACGCCCAGGAGAGCGCCTCGCAGAACGACACCCTCGTCACGCCCTGGCTGCGCTTCGACGAGGGGGCGCTCCTCTCCTTCTCCTCCTGCATGGGCAACAGCGGATTCGACCTGCTCAGCCAGGTGCTGGCCCGCCGTCGCACGGGCGGCGTGGCCGAGGATTGGCAGCAGGTGCTGGCCATGGAGGAGATGCTGGCCCTGGGCGACTCCACCCTGGACCCCTCCTGCGGCGGCCGGCATCCCAACTGGAGCCGCGTTTCCGCCAGCCTGGCCCCGGCCGGCGAGGCGGGGGAGATCCAGCTCGCCTTCAACTACCAGGGCAGTTTTGGCACCGGCTGGGCGATCGACAGCGTGCGCGTCGATCCGGCCGGCGGCGGGGTGGCGAACGACCCCTGGGACGGTCCGGCCGTCAAGGCCGCCGAGCTGGGGCGCATCCATCCCAACCCCTTCAACCCGGAGACGGTCATCCCCTTCCGCTTGCGGCGCAGTGGCGCCCTGCGCCTGGAGGTCTACAACCTGGCGGGACAGCGGGTGGCCGTCCTCGTCGACGAGCCCTTCCGCCGCGCCGGGGAGCATCGCGCCGTCTTCCGTCCGGGCCCCCTGGCCAGCGGCATCTATCTGGCGCGCCTGGAATCGGAGGGGGCGGTGGACACGCGCCGCCTGATCTACCTCAAGTGA
- the bamD gene encoding outer membrane protein assembly factor BamD, with product MIRAPRQLVLLFLGILLLSACSQKPRELIPVNQAMARAMRQFERGRHADALDRFSKMSLDYAGSSLMDSIRYMEAECQYRLREHLLAADLYEELIRRYPTSPLVDDARLRTADCWYELSPGYALDQTYTLRAIDAYQTLLDDYADSPHRPLAEERISACRLKLATKDLKAAELYVKMEYWPAALIYLDDILETWYDQAAIMETALYLKAVCQVKMKRTADSRASLEEYLLTWPDGARVAEVRRLLAGLN from the coding sequence ATGATTCGCGCGCCGCGCCAACTCGTTCTCCTCTTCCTTGGCATCCTGCTGCTCTCCGCCTGCAGCCAGAAGCCGCGGGAGTTGATTCCCGTGAACCAGGCCATGGCGCGCGCCATGCGGCAATTCGAGCGGGGGCGCCATGCCGACGCCCTCGACCGCTTCTCCAAAATGAGCCTGGACTACGCGGGCAGCAGCCTGATGGACTCCATCCGCTACATGGAGGCGGAGTGCCAGTACCGCCTGCGCGAGCACCTGCTGGCGGCCGACCTCTACGAGGAGCTGATCCGCCGCTATCCCACCAGTCCCCTGGTGGACGACGCCCGCCTCCGCACGGCGGACTGCTGGTACGAGTTGTCGCCGGGCTACGCCCTGGACCAGACCTACACCCTGCGCGCCATCGACGCCTACCAGACCCTGCTGGACGACTACGCGGACAGCCCGCACCGTCCCCTGGCGGAGGAGCGCATCTCCGCCTGCCGGCTCAAGCTGGCCACCAAGGACCTGAAGGCGGCCGAGCTCTATGTGAAGATGGAGTACTGGCCGGCGGCGCTCATCTACCTGGATGACATCCTGGAGACCTGGTACGACCAGGCCGCCATCATGGAGACGGCCCTCTACCTCAAGGCGGTCTGTCAGGTCAAGATGAAGCGGACGGCCGACTCCCGCGCCAGCCTGGAGGAGTACCTGCTGACCTGGCCCGACGGGGCGCGGGTGGCCGAGGTGCGCCGTCTGCTGGCCGGTCTCAACTAG
- a CDS encoding class I SAM-dependent rRNA methyltransferase, with amino-acid sequence MPPILALKRDMDRRLRGGHPWVFSNELAPLPAGLAAGALVRVADHRGRELGMGFWSRGSLIAVRLLTRDGGVPGGTDWFEGGLARAIARRAHLDRATCRLVHAESDDLPGLIVDRYGEGDGAVLVAQCLTQGMESRREELAAALRRLLPLRALIFDGSSAFRELEGLPRERHWCRPVADGWDRRSADQLGEEARQTVEVDGLRLELDFRAVQKGGLFLDQVENWSRAAALGRGGAVLDLCCYHGGWGLQAARAGAARVDFLDRSEAALERVTRNLALNGLDALPGERINAPVLEGLRELQRGGRRYRLVIADPPAFVKSKRHYAEGRQGYIDLNRQAMALVEEGGFLATCSCSHHLGVDAFREVLRLAARRAACRLRILAQLGQGQDHPQLPQVPETGYLKGFLLQVEHERR; translated from the coding sequence ATGCCTCCCATCCTGGCGCTGAAGCGCGACATGGACCGCCGCCTGCGCGGCGGCCACCCCTGGGTCTTCTCCAACGAGCTGGCCCCCCTCCCCGCCGGCCTGGCGGCGGGGGCGCTGGTGCGCGTGGCCGACCATCGCGGCCGCGAACTGGGGATGGGTTTCTGGAGCCGGGGCAGCCTCATCGCCGTGCGCCTCCTCACCCGCGACGGCGGCGTGCCGGGCGGGACGGACTGGTTCGAGGGAGGCCTGGCCCGGGCCATCGCCCGCCGCGCCCACCTGGACCGCGCCACCTGCCGCCTGGTCCACGCCGAATCCGACGACCTGCCCGGCCTCATCGTGGACCGCTACGGCGAGGGCGATGGCGCCGTGCTGGTGGCGCAGTGCCTCACCCAGGGCATGGAGTCCCGGCGGGAGGAGCTGGCCGCCGCGCTGCGCAGGCTCCTGCCGCTGCGCGCCCTCATCTTCGACGGCTCCTCCGCCTTCCGCGAACTGGAGGGCCTGCCCCGCGAGCGCCACTGGTGTCGGCCCGTGGCGGACGGTTGGGACAGGCGCTCCGCCGACCAACTGGGCGAGGAGGCGCGGCAGACGGTGGAGGTGGATGGCCTGCGCCTGGAGCTGGATTTCCGCGCCGTGCAGAAGGGCGGCCTCTTCCTCGACCAGGTGGAGAACTGGAGCCGGGCCGCCGCATTGGGGCGGGGCGGCGCCGTGCTCGACCTCTGCTGCTACCACGGGGGCTGGGGCCTGCAGGCGGCGCGGGCCGGGGCCGCGCGCGTGGACTTCCTGGACCGCAGCGAGGCCGCCCTCGAGCGCGTGACACGCAACCTGGCCTTGAACGGCCTGGACGCCCTGCCCGGCGAGCGCATCAACGCCCCGGTCCTGGAGGGCCTGCGCGAGCTGCAACGCGGCGGACGCCGCTACCGGCTGGTCATCGCCGACCCGCCCGCCTTCGTCAAATCGAAGCGCCACTACGCCGAGGGCCGCCAGGGCTACATCGATCTCAACCGCCAGGCGATGGCCCTGGTGGAGGAGGGCGGCTTCCTCGCCACCTGCTCCTGCAGCCACCATCTGGGGGTGGACGCCTTCCGCGAGGTGCTGCGCCTGGCCGCCCGACGCGCCGCCTGCCGCCTGCGCATCCTGGCCCAGCTGGGACAGGGCCAGGACCACCCCCAACTGCCCCAGGTGCCGGAGACGGGCTACCTCAAGGGATTCCTCCTGCAGGTCGAGCATGAGCGCCGCTGA
- a CDS encoding class IV adenylate cyclase has protein sequence MDTPTLDLSSAPQCGRNLELKFPHRALDEIKRRAGTLGGKLHGRLSQDDQFYAVGGGERLKLRRETRHLPDGQAHNHAELIRYTRADEGGPRLSAYELEQVGDPDALHERLVREHGLDVLVRKGREVVLLGRTRLHLDTVAGLGTYVELELVLREGEDPQAAQGELEHLVRGLGLFGLPAEPRAYADLLRERLAITPA, from the coding sequence ATGGACACCCCCACCCTGGATCTGTCCAGCGCCCCGCAGTGCGGGCGCAACCTGGAGCTGAAGTTCCCCCACCGCGCCCTGGACGAGATCAAGCGGCGCGCCGGGACCCTGGGCGGCAAGCTGCACGGCCGCCTCAGCCAAGACGACCAGTTCTACGCCGTGGGCGGCGGGGAGCGGCTCAAGCTGCGCCGCGAGACGCGCCACCTGCCCGACGGCCAGGCCCACAACCACGCCGAGCTGATCCGCTACACGCGGGCCGACGAGGGGGGGCCGCGCCTCTCCGCCTATGAGCTGGAGCAAGTGGGCGATCCCGACGCCCTGCACGAGCGCCTCGTCCGCGAGCACGGGCTGGACGTGCTGGTGCGCAAGGGTCGCGAAGTGGTCCTCCTGGGTCGCACACGCCTGCACCTGGACACGGTGGCCGGGCTGGGCACCTACGTGGAGCTTGAGCTGGTGCTGCGCGAGGGGGAGGATCCCCAGGCGGCGCAGGGCGAGCTGGAGCATCTGGTGCGCGGTCTGGGCCTCTTCGGCCTGCCCGCCGAGCCGCGCGCCTACGCCGATCTGCTGCGGGAGAGGTTGGCCATCACACCCGCCTGA